The Hemibagrus wyckioides isolate EC202008001 linkage group LG12, SWU_Hwy_1.0, whole genome shotgun sequence genome includes a window with the following:
- the mif4gdb gene encoding MIF4G domain-containing protein B produces the protein MEDSSKEEYKIHSFEPETQKLLKTALKDPGLVDLETVCNIIVDQSLKDQVFSKEAGRMCFTIVQAEAKQNNSSVFRRHLLNRLQQEFKSREEMRKRSMQEWVCYVSFICNTFDYLKVNNIPMMVLVQPVYDCLIRLAQPDALKNEEEVDCLVLQLHRIGDQLEKVNGQRMDELFFLLRDGFLLQNDLSSLARLLLLEILEFRAGGWSLSDTAQKYYYSELQD, from the exons ATGGAGGACTCATCCAAAGAAGAATACAAGATCCATTCCTTCGAACCGGAGACACAGAAGCTGCTTAAAACAGCTCTTAAAG ATCCAGGTTTGGTGGATTTGgagacagtgtgtaacatcatCGTGGACCAGTCGCTGAAGGATCAGGTGTTCAGCAAAGAGGCGGGACGCATGTGTTTCACTATCGTCCAG GCGGAAGCCAAGCAGAACAACAGCAGTGTGTTTCGCCGTCACCTTCTGAACCGACTGCAGCAGGAGTTCAAGAGCCGGGAGGAGATGAGGAAGAGGTCCATGCAGGAGTGGGTGTGTTACGTCTCCTTCATCTGCAACACCTTCGACTACCTCAAG gtcaatAACATTCCGATGATGGTGCTGGTCCAGCCGGTGTACGACTGTCTGATCCGACTCGCCCAACCGGACGCCCTCAAAAACGAAGAGGAG GTGGACTGCCTGGTGCTGCAGCTGCATCGTATCGGAGATCAGCTGGAGAAGGTGAACGGTCAGCGCATGGACGAGCTCTTCTTCCTGCTGCGTGATGGCTTCCTGCTGCAGAACGACCTCAGCTCGCTCGCCCGCCTCCTCCTGCTCGAGATCCTCGAGTTCCGCGCCGGAGGCTGGAGCCTCAGCGACACAGCTCAGAAGTACTACTACAGCGAACTGCAAGACTGA
- the slc25a19 gene encoding mitochondrial thiamine pyrophosphate carrier isoform X2, which translates to MVGYDPGSTTVSPEDAALAGSAAGLVTRAIISPLDVLKIRFQLQVERVSSSRPEGKYRSMMQAWRCILGEEGLSAFWKGHVAAQMLSICYGAVQFASFQALTELVHNSTSYNSQAAGIHFLCGGMAACSATVACQPLDTLRTRFAAQGEPKVYRNLRHAVSTMFIQEGALTFYRGLTPTLVAVFPYAGLQFFSYNVLKKLLDDSKTSKGGLQSLVSGSVAGVISKTLTYPFDLFKKRLQVGGFEEARVHFGQVRTYHGFLDCMVRIVREEGLVGFFKGLSPSLIKAAVSTGLTFFWYEFFTSTISSLRRKC; encoded by the exons ATGGTGGGCTATGACCCAGGCAGCACCACCGTCTCTCCAGAGGATGCGGCCCTGGCCGGCTCAGCAGCAGGTCTGGTGACCCGCGCCATCATCAGTCCACTGGACGTTCTGAAGATCCGCTTCCAG ctgcaggTGGAGCGTGTCTCGTCCTCCAGGCCTGAGGGGAAGTACCGCAGCATGATGCAGGCATGGCGTTGCATTCTGGGAGAAGAGGGACTGTCAGCGTTCTGGAAAGGCCATGTCGCTGCTCAAATGCTGTCCATCTGTTACGGAGCCGTGCAG tttgcaAGTTTCCAGGCTCTCACTGAACTCGTCCACAACAGCACATCCTATAACAGTCAGGCGGCCGGCATTCACTTCCTGTGTGGAGGAATGGCCGCGTGTTCTGCTACCGTGGCCTGCCAGCCGCTGGACACACTCCGCACACGCTTCGCTGCTCAGGGAGAACCCAAg GTTTACAGGAACCTCCGTCACGCTGTGAGCACCATGTTCATCCAGGAGGGGGCGCTCACCTTCTACAGAGGCCTGACCCCCACGCTGGTGGCCGTGTTCCCCTACGCCGGCCTCCAGTTCTTCAGCTACAACGTTCTCAAGAAGCTGCTGGACGACAGCAAAACCTCTAAAG GTGGACTGCAGAGCCTGGTGAGCGGCAGTGTGGCCGGAGTCATCAGTAAAACCCTCACCTACCCCTTCGACCTGTTCAAAAAGAGACTGCAGGTGGGCGGCTTCGAGGAGGCCAGAGTGCACTTCGGACAG GTCCGGACGTACCACGGGTTCCTGGACTGCATGGTGCGCATTGTTCGAGAGGAAGGATTAGTCGGCTTCTTTAAGGGTCTTTCTCCCAGCCTGATAAAGGCAGCCGTGTCCACTGGCCTCACCTTCTTCTGGTATGAGTTCTTCACCAGCACCATCTCCAGCCTGAGGAGGAAGTGCTGA
- the slc25a19 gene encoding mitochondrial thiamine pyrophosphate carrier isoform X1, translating into MSECELSSRADQVRVVMVGYDPGSTTVSPEDAALAGSAAGLVTRAIISPLDVLKIRFQLQVERVSSSRPEGKYRSMMQAWRCILGEEGLSAFWKGHVAAQMLSICYGAVQFASFQALTELVHNSTSYNSQAAGIHFLCGGMAACSATVACQPLDTLRTRFAAQGEPKVYRNLRHAVSTMFIQEGALTFYRGLTPTLVAVFPYAGLQFFSYNVLKKLLDDSKTSKGGLQSLVSGSVAGVISKTLTYPFDLFKKRLQVGGFEEARVHFGQVRTYHGFLDCMVRIVREEGLVGFFKGLSPSLIKAAVSTGLTFFWYEFFTSTISSLRRKC; encoded by the exons ATGTCAGAATGCGAGCTGAGCTCACGTGCcg atcaggtcAGAGTCGTGATGGTGGGCTATGACCCAGGCAGCACCACCGTCTCTCCAGAGGATGCGGCCCTGGCCGGCTCAGCAGCAGGTCTGGTGACCCGCGCCATCATCAGTCCACTGGACGTTCTGAAGATCCGCTTCCAG ctgcaggTGGAGCGTGTCTCGTCCTCCAGGCCTGAGGGGAAGTACCGCAGCATGATGCAGGCATGGCGTTGCATTCTGGGAGAAGAGGGACTGTCAGCGTTCTGGAAAGGCCATGTCGCTGCTCAAATGCTGTCCATCTGTTACGGAGCCGTGCAG tttgcaAGTTTCCAGGCTCTCACTGAACTCGTCCACAACAGCACATCCTATAACAGTCAGGCGGCCGGCATTCACTTCCTGTGTGGAGGAATGGCCGCGTGTTCTGCTACCGTGGCCTGCCAGCCGCTGGACACACTCCGCACACGCTTCGCTGCTCAGGGAGAACCCAAg GTTTACAGGAACCTCCGTCACGCTGTGAGCACCATGTTCATCCAGGAGGGGGCGCTCACCTTCTACAGAGGCCTGACCCCCACGCTGGTGGCCGTGTTCCCCTACGCCGGCCTCCAGTTCTTCAGCTACAACGTTCTCAAGAAGCTGCTGGACGACAGCAAAACCTCTAAAG GTGGACTGCAGAGCCTGGTGAGCGGCAGTGTGGCCGGAGTCATCAGTAAAACCCTCACCTACCCCTTCGACCTGTTCAAAAAGAGACTGCAGGTGGGCGGCTTCGAGGAGGCCAGAGTGCACTTCGGACAG GTCCGGACGTACCACGGGTTCCTGGACTGCATGGTGCGCATTGTTCGAGAGGAAGGATTAGTCGGCTTCTTTAAGGGTCTTTCTCCCAGCCTGATAAAGGCAGCCGTGTCCACTGGCCTCACCTTCTTCTGGTATGAGTTCTTCACCAGCACCATCTCCAGCCTGAGGAGGAAGTGCTGA